The following coding sequences lie in one Glycine soja cultivar W05 chromosome 16, ASM419377v2, whole genome shotgun sequence genomic window:
- the LOC114390014 gene encoding receptor-like protein EIX1, whose protein sequence is MEGIITFMMMMLQVVVSAQDHIMCIQTEREALLQFKAAIEDRYGMLSSWTTSDCCKWEGIRCSNLTGHVLMLDLHGDLFNDVPQRYMRGEIHKSLMELQQLNYLNLSWNYFSNRGIPEFLGSPSNLRYVDLSYCRFGGKIPTQFGSLSHLKYLNLAANFLEGSIPRQLGNLTQLQHLDLSYNSFEGSIPSQLGNLSNLQKLYLGGSYYDDDGALKIDDGDHWLSNLISLTHLSFDSISNLNTSHSFLQMIAKLPKLRELSLIDCSLSNHFILSLRPSKFNFSSSLSILDLSWNSFTSSMILQWLSNVTSNLVELDLSHNLLEGSTSNHFGRVMNSLEHLDLSDNIFKGEDLKSLANICTLHSLYMPANHLTEDLPSILHNLSSGCVRHSLQDLHLSDNQITGSLPDLSVFSSLKTLVLNMNQLSGKIPEGIRLPFHLEFLSIQSNTLEGGIPKSFGNACALRSLYMSGNNLNKELSVIIHQLSGCARFSLQELNLRGNQINGTLPDLSIFSALKTLDLSENQLNDKIPESTKLPSLLESLSITSNILEGGIPKSFGNACALRSFDMYNNSLSEELPMIIHHLSGCARFSLQELYLSGNQINGMLPDLSIFSSLKTLDLSENQLNDKIPESTKLPSLLESLSITSNILEGGIPKSFGNACALRSFDMYNNSLSEELPMIIHHLSGCARFSLQELYLSGNQINGTLPDLSIFSSLKTLDLSENQLNGKIPESNKLPSLLESLSITSNILEGGIPKSFGNACALRSLDMSYNSLSEEFPMIIHHLSGCARYSLEQLDLSMNQINGTLPDLSIFSSLRILNLDGNKLNGEIPEDIKFPPQLEILDMQSNSLKGVLTDYHFANMSRLDLLELSDNSLLAFAFSQNWVPPFQLTNIGLRSCKLGPVFPKWLETQNQFLYIDISNAGIADMVPKWFWANIAFREWISMNISYNNLHGIIPNFPIKNIQYFLILGPNQFDGPIPPFLRGSMFLDLSKNKFSDSRSFLCVNGTVEALYRLDLSNNHFSGKIPDCWSHFKSLSYLDLSHNKFSGRIPTSMGSLFHLQVLLLRNNNLTDEIPFSLRSCTNLVMLDIAENRLSGLIPTWIGSKLQELQFLSLGRNNFHGSLPLKICYLSKIQLLDLSLNNMSGQIPKCIKNFTSMTQKTSSRDYQDLSYFVNTSYTSGPQAYHLNALLMWKGSEQMFKNNGLLLLKSIDLSSNHFSGEIQVEIENLFGLVSLNLSRNHLTGKIPSNIGKLTSLDFLDLSRNHLVGSIPWSLTQIDRLGVLDLSHNNLSGEIPTGTQLQGFNASCYEDNLDLCGPPLEKLCIDGKPAQEPIVKLPEDEKLLFTREFYMSMAIGFVISFWGVFGSILIKRSWRHAYFKFISNLSDAIYVMVAVKVFKWRHRG, encoded by the coding sequence GTTGTTGTTTCTGCTCAAGACCATATTATGTGCATTCAGACTGAGAGGGAAGCACTCCTCCAATTCAAGGCTGCCATTGAGGATCGCTATGGCATGCTCTCTTCTTGGACCACTTCTGATTGCTGCAAATGGGAAGGGATTCGCTGCAGCAACCTCACCGGCCATGTTCTAATGCTCGACCTTCATGGTGATCTGTTTAATGATGTCCCGCAACGTTATATGAGAGGAGAGATCCACAAGTCGTTGATGGAGTTGCAACAATTAAACTATTTAAACCTCAGTTGGAATTATTTTTCAAACAGAGGAATCCCAGAGTTTCTTGGTTCTCCCAGCAACTTGAGATACGTTGATCTGTCATATTGTCGTTTTGGCGGGAAAATTCCAACTCAGTTTGGCTCTCTTTCTCATTTGAAATACTTAAATCTTGCTGCGAATTTTCTGGAGGGTTCAATCCCACGTCAACTTGGAAATCTCACCCAGTTGCAGCATCTTGATCTCAGCTACAATTCTTTTGAAGGAAGTATACCGTCCCAACTTGGGAACCTTTCAAATTTGCAGAAGCTTTATCTTGGAGGATCAtattatgatgatgatggtgcTCTCAAAATTGACGATGGAGATCATTGGCTGTCTAATCTCATTTCCTTAACCCATCTTTCTTTCGACTCCATATCTAATCTCAACACTTCTCATAGCTTCCTCCAAATGATTGCCAAGCTACCAAAACTTCGAGAACTGAGTTTAATTGATTGTAGCCTTTCCAATCATTTTATCCTTTCACTGAGGCCctctaaattcaatttttctagTTCCCTTTCCATCCTTGATCTTTCCTGGAACAGCTTCACGTCATCAATGATACTCCAGTGGCTGTCCAACGTCACTTCCAACCTTGTTGAGCTTGACCTTAGTCATAACCTCTTGGAGGGTTCCACATCAAACCATTTTGGCCGTGTAATGAATTCTCTTGAGCACCTCGACCTCTCAGATAATATATTCAAGGGTGAGGATTTGAAATCCTTGGCGAATATATGCACCTTACATTCTTTATACATGCCAGCAAACCATTTGACTGAAGACCTTCCATCAATCCTTCATAATTTGTCTAGTGGTTGTGTTAGACACTCATTACAAGATTTGCATTTGTCAGATAATCAAATCACCGGCTCTTTACCTGATCTTTCAGTATTCTCATCTCTAAAAACATTGGTTCTCAATATGAATCAATTAAGTGGAAAGATACCTGAAGGCATCCGCTTACCGTTTCATTTGGAATTTTTGTCAATCCAATCAAACACTTTAGAAGGTGGAATTCCAAAATCATTTGGGAATGCATGTGCTTTGCGCTCACTGTATATGTCTGGtaacaatttaaataaagagCTTTCGGTGATAATCCATCAATTGTCTGGGTGTGCCAGATTCTCTCTGCAAGAATTGAACTTAAGAGGAAATCAAATCAATGGTACGCTTCCTgatctttcaatattttctgcCTTGAAAACATTGGATCTTTcagaaaatcaattaaatgacaAAATTCCAGAGAGTACCAAATTGCCATCTCTGTTGGAGTCTTTGTCAATCACTTCAAACATTTTAGAAGGTGGAATTCCAAAATCATTTGGGAATGCATGTGCTTTGCGCTCATTTGACATGTATAATAATAGCTTGAGTGAAGAGCTTCCAATGATAATCCATCACTTGTCTGGATGTGCCAGATTCTCCCTGCAAGAACTGTACTTAAGTGGAAATCAAATCAATGGTATGCTTCCTGacctttcaatattttcttcctTGAAAACATTGGATCTTTcagaaaatcaattaaatgacaAAATTCCGGAGAGTACCAAATTGCCATCTTTGTTGGAGTCTTTGTCAATCACTTCAAACATTTTAGAAGGTGGAATTCCAAAATCATTTGGGAATGCATGTGCTTTGCGCTCATTTGACATGTATAATAATAGCTTGAGTGAAGAGCTTCCAATGATAATCCATCACTTGTCTGGATGTGCCAGATTCTCCCTGCAAGAACTGTACTTAAGTGGAAATCAAATCAATGGTACGCTTCCTGacctttcaatattttcttcctTGAAAACATTGGATCTTTcagaaaatcaattaaatggCAAAATTCCAGAGAGTAACAAATTGCCATCTTTGTTGGAGTCTTTGTCAATCACTTCAAACATTTTAGAAGGTGGAATTCCAAAATCATTTGGGAATGCATGTGCTTTGCGCTCATTGGACATGTCTTATAATAGCTTGAGTGAAGAGTTTCCAATGATAATCCATCACTTGTCTGGATGTGCTAGATATTCATTGGAACAATTAGATCTAAGCATGAATCAAATCAACGGCACACTACCCGATCTCTCAATATTCTCATCTTTAAGAATATTAAATCTTGATGGAAACAAGCTAAATGGAGAGATTCCTGAAGATATTAAATTTCCACCTCAACTGGAGATACTAGATATGCAATCAAATTCCTTAAAGGGTGTGCTCACTGACTATCATTTCGCTAATATGTCTAGGTTAGACTTATTGGAGTTATCTGACAACTCTTTATTGGCCTTCGCATTTAGCCAAAATTGGGTCCCACCATTTCAGTTGACAAACATAGGATTGCGATCTTGCAAACTAGGTCCAGTATTTCCCAAATGGTTGGAgacacaaaatcaatttttgtatattgacatttcaaatgcTGGAATTGCAGATATGGTTCCGAAGTGGTTTTGGGCTAATATAGCATTCCGAGAATGGATTTCAATGAATATTTCATACAATAATCTCCATGGTATAATTCCAAATTTCCcaataaagaatattcaatATTTCCTAATTCTTGGACCAAATCAATTTGATGGCCCTATTCCACCATTTCTCCGAGGTTCCATGTTTCTTGatttatccaaaaataaattcTCAGACTCTCGTTCCTTTTTATGTGTGAATGGTACTGTTGAAGCTTTATACCGATTAGACCTTTCAAATAATCATTTCTCTGGAAAAATTCCGGATTGTTGGAGCCATTTCAAGTCATTATCTTATTTGGACTTAAGTCACAATAAATTTTCAGGAAGAATACCTACATCCATGGGATCTCTTTTTCATCTTCAAGTATTGCTATTGAGAAACAACAACTTAACAGATGAGATACCTTTCTCCTTGAGGAGCTGCACAAATCTAGTAATGCTCGATATTGCAGAAAACAGATTATCAGGGCTTATCCCTACTTGGATTGGGAGCAAATTACAAGAGTTGCAATTTTTAAGTTTGGGAAGAAATAATTTCCATGGAAGTTTACCTTTGAAAATTTGCTACCTAAGTAAGATTCAACTCTTGGATCTCTCACTAAACAACATGTCTGGGCAAATTcctaaatgcataaaaaattttactTCAATGACTCAAAAGACATCTTCAAGAGATTATCAAGATCTTTCATATTTTGTCAATACCAGTTACACTTCAGGTCCTCAAGCATATCATTTGAATGCACTCTTGATGTGGAAAGGTTCAGAACAAATGTTCAAAAATAATGGGTTGCTACTTCTAAAAAGCATTGATCTCTCAAGCAATCACTTTtctggagaaattcaagtggAAATAGAGAATTTATTTGGATTGGTTTCATTGAATTTATCAAGAAACCATTTGACCGGAAAGATTCCTTCAAATATTGGAAAGTTAACATCACTTGACTTTCTTGATTTGTCAAGAAACCATCTAGTTGGTTCAATTCCATGGAGTCTTACTCAAATTGATCGACTCGGCGTGTTAGATTTGTCACATAACAATCTATCTGGAGAAATTCCAACTGGTACACAATTACAGGGTTTCAATGCCTCATGTTATGAAGATAATCTTGATCTTTGTGGACCGCCACTAGAGAAATTGTGTATTGATGGGAAGCCTGCACAGGAACCAATTGTTAAACTTCCTGAAGATGAAAAATTGCtcttcacccgtgaattttACATGAGTATGGCAATTGGATTTGTTATAAGCTTCTGGGGCGTCTTTGGCTCAATCTTAATAAAGCGTTCTTGGAGACATGCTTATTTCAAGTTCATAAGCAATTTATCAGACGCTATTTATGTCATGGTAGCAGTGAAAGTTTTCAAGTGGCGTCACAGAGGATAG